A DNA window from Pyrus communis chromosome 3, drPyrComm1.1, whole genome shotgun sequence contains the following coding sequences:
- the LOC137729152 gene encoding sterol 3-beta-glucosyltransferase UGT80B1 — protein sequence MGSNGVDHPLKHLEEEGVSSQGQSSFQGERKKKTNSARSSSVLEIFQEKEFNVGSSPRRGLDHSITAPIGTPKGLLIEEHEIRFSRSMTEKKGRHDLKLDRLSEREKKKLIVEMVKIQNDGTVEVDLEKSAPVASELLELHSVEDVPINLDEMPSNTIKSIPRLKICILVVGTRGDVQPFLAMAKRFQEFGHHVRLATHANFSSFVKSAGVDFYPLGGDPRVLAGYMARNKGLIPSGPAEISIQRKQLKAIIESLLPACTEPDIETGVPFKAQAIIANPPAYGHAHVAEALGVPLHIFFTMPWTPTYEFPHPLARVPQSAGYWLSYIVVDLLIWWGIRGYINDFRKKKLKLPPIAYFSTYHGSISHLPTGYMWSPHVVPKPSDWGSLVDVVGYCFLNLGSKYQPQDEFVEWIQKGPKPIYIGFGSMPLDDPKKTTDIILEALKDTGQRGIIDRGWGDLGNVTEASENVFLLEDCPHDWLFPQCSAVVHHGGAGTTATGLRAGCPTTIVPFFGDQFFWGDRIHEKGLGPAPIPISQLSVESLSNAIRVMLEAEVKSRVLEIAKLIENEDGVAAAVNAFHRQLPPELPLQPASSEEDEPPNPMVWLFLQLEKWCCLPCGV from the exons ATGGGGAGCAATGGGGTTGACCATCCATTGAAACATTTGGAAGAGGAAGGTGTCAGCAGCCAAGGACAGA GTTCTTTTcagggagagaggaagaagaagacaaattCTGCACGGTCCTCTTCGGTTTTAGAGATTTTTCAGGAAAAAGAATTCAATGTTGGTTCTTCACCTCGGAGAG GTTTGGACCATTCAATCACAGCACCTATTGGCACTCCCAAAGGTTTGCTGATTGAGGAGCATGAGATTAGATTCTCTAGATCCATGACGGAGAAGAAGGGAAGGCATGACTTAAAGCTGGATAGACTGTCAGAGCGTGAAAAG AAAAAACTAATTGTTGAGATGGTCAAGATACAAAATGATGGAACAGTAGAAGTTGATTTAGAAAAAAGTGCACCTGTTGCCTCTGAGTTGTTAGAGCTCCACTCTGTCGAAGATGTGCCCATCAATCTTGATGAGATGCCTTCCAATACCATCAAGTCAATTCCAAGGTTGAAAATTTGCATACTTGTGGTTGGAACAAGAGGAGATGTACAGCCTTTCCTGGCCATGGCAAAGAGATTTCAG GAGTTTGGCCATCATGTTAGGTTGGCAACTCATGCTAACTTCAGTTCTTTTGTGAAGTCGGCTGGTGTAGACTTTTATCCGTTGGGTGGCGATCCTCGTGTTTTGGCAGGAT ATATGGCCAGAAATAAAGGTCTCATTCCATCCGGGCCAGCGGAAATATCAATACAAAGAAAGCAACTGAAGGCAATTATTGAATCTCTTCTTCCAGCATGCACAGAACCAGACATAGAAACCGGTGTACCATTTAAGGCACAGGCAATTATTGCAAACCCTCCTGCTTATG GACATGCTCATGTTGCAGAAGCTCTTGGAGTACCCCTTCATATTTTCTTCACAATGCCATGGAC GCCTACTTATGAATTTCCTCACCCGCTGGCTCGTGTACCTCAAAGTGCTGGTTATTGG CTTTCATACATTGTTGTGGATTTGTTGATATGGTGGGGCATTCGGGGATATATTAATGACTTCAGAAAAAAGAAGTTGAAGCTTCCTCCTATTGCATACTTCAGCACATACCACGGATCAATATCTCATTTGCCTACAGGCTATATGTGGAGTCCTCATGTTGTGCCAAAGCCAAGTG ATTGGGGATCTCTTGTGGATGTTGTtggttattgtttcttaaacCTTGGGTCGAAATATCAACCTCAAGATGAGTTTGTTGAATGGATTCAGAAAGGGCCTAAACCTATATATATCGGCTTTGGAAGCATG CCACTCGATGATCCCAAGAAAACTACTGATATTATATTGGAGGCATTGAAAGATACAGGACAGAGAGGAATAATTGATAGAGGTTGGGGGGACCTGGGTAATG TTACAGAAGCATCTGAAAATGTTTTTCTCTTGGAGGACTGCCCTCACGATTGGCTATTTCCTCAATGTTCAGCAGTG GTTCATCATGGTGGTGCTGGTACCACAGCTACGGGATTGAGAGCTGGG TGTCCAACAACCATAGTGCCATTCTTCGGCGATCAGTTCTTCTGGGGTGATAGGATACATGAGAAAGGCTTGGGGCCAGCACCAATACCTATTTCTCAGCTCAGTGTTGAGAGCCTGTCAAATGCTATTAGAGTTATGCTGGAGGCAGAG GTTAAATCTCGCGTGCTAGAAATAGCAAAGTTGATAGAGAATGAAGACGGTGTTGCAGCTGCAGTTAATGCATTTCACCGGCAGTTACCTCCTGAGTTACCATTGCAACCTGCATCTTCAGAGGAAGATGAGCCTCCAAACCCTATGGTGTGGTTATTTCTTCAACTTGAGAAGTGGTGCTGCCTGCCGTGTGGTGTGTAG